A genomic stretch from Doryrhamphus excisus isolate RoL2022-K1 chromosome 23, RoL_Dexc_1.0, whole genome shotgun sequence includes:
- the ints5 gene encoding integrator complex subunit 5, producing MSLVFDGSPLKAMPSSHTHTPQTVLSGQELSQEIKSFISGVDTVQGRKLSVREHARCAVRLLRSVPACRGAVLEHLRGVYDEHVSAFLHSLEREADPGSGVSSNLEDIIQEVHGVLSEFIGLNPRAWAPLVAGWAVDLLGQLSSKHAARRVAPHSSSLNELLQLWMSCAATRSLMEAYSQCLAAMLAWCPDACVDALLDTSVQHSPHFDWVVAHIGSAFPGTIISRVLACGLKDFCSCGSKDQGLAVNGADKGSKVPKIGSVVGILGHLAAHHSDSIRKELLRMFQESLSPSSPLSPTSSSASWEGSPQLRRAAVPFLLQLAAMSPNLFGAVSAELVELLRPPVLLQLHALLQGLPREELDNMLGLAVHLICQSPSGGARVLRFLADTATPASVIISGPTPSPHEGVREGCDSLLQMLLLHLHKLVYNRSEGADGHPHHSPHSHQPQLVIPFLEELQTLVGQLCAETLRLERKRHLWLHQLLCLLSVYGGPSVATETLCQLLTQARNPEELALAWQLHSNLSSCMAGLIPAAVAHCVAQVHTHIPGPRQLRQLLLNLATVVQSRDEDGRGTLDARSTMAVQVGSAVSVHLHHFSPLLLHGDPAVSHAAARLLAASPLPRASSPAHLLLLSRAAAAHFFLALRWRGKAGRDGGRSAEAVSCSVQMLSRFAAYSPLALKAVLQQLVEGVLHKGNADLFGGQIADMVGTLAPSRAGSPDLGASLLDINCRFGTTVNFSGSVWSVFHAGVIGKGLKMHTPTSQADPSGVMQNIQTLLTVVVRCCTSSGLNGSRPPSDPNEAPPINAEAAKVVAVTLVENVCPDVANGELSWPPEEHARTTVERDIHIRRCFEAHPVLFPLLQVVAAGRPALCYCSAVLRGLLATLLAHWEASREASSADSPWHLQASCLLVSCMGEGQLLPPVLANVHEAFSHLAPFEVRLLLLAVWEYVRANAPMPQKFVFNPEKGLFCRDFSRDGDVARYVSPIHSVLHKNIDRLGHLCWRFQL from the exons TGGCCAGGAACTGTCTCAGGAGATAAAGTCCTTCATCAGCGGCGTGGACACGGTCCAGGGGCGCAAGCTCAGCGTCCGGGAACACGCCCGCTGCGCCGTGCGCCTGCTGCGCTCTGTCCCGGCCTGTCGAGGGGCCGTGCTGGAGCACCTGAGGGGCGTCTACGACGAGCACGTCTCCGCCTTTCTGCACAGCCTGGAGAGGGAGGCTGACCCCGGTTCTGGCGTCAGCTCCAACCTGGAGGACATCATTCAG GAGGTTCATGGCGTGCTGTCTGAGTTTATTGGACTCAACCCCCGGGCTTGGGCCCCGCTAGTGGCCGGCTGGGCGGTGGACCTGCTGGGTCAGCTGAGCAGCAAGCACGCCGCTCGGAGGGTCGCCCCCCACTCCTCCAGCCTCAACGAGCTCCTCCAGCTTTGGATGTCCTGTGCTGCCACTCGCTCCCTCATGGAGGCCTACTCCCAGTGCCTGGCCGCCATGCTGGCCTGGTGCCCCGACGCCTGCGTGGACGCGCTCTTGGACACCTCCGTGCAGCATTCGCCACATTTCGACTGGGTGGTGGCGCACATTGGCTCCGCCTTCCCCGGGACGATAATCAGTCGGGTCCTGGCCTGCGGACTCAAAGACTTCTGCTCCTGCGGCTCCAAGGACCAAGGGCTGGCGGTGAACGGAGCGGACAAGGGCAGCAAGGTGCCAAAGATCGGCTCAGTGGTGGGAATCCTGGGACATCTGGCCGCACACCACTCGGACAGCATCCGGAAAGAGCTGCTCAGGATGTTCCAGGAGAGCTTGAGTCCTTCCAGCCCGTTGTCTCCTACTTCTTCCTCAgcctcctgggaaggttccccTCAGCTACGTCGAGCCGCTGTCCCGTTTCTCCTCCAGCTCGCCGCCATGTCCCCAAATCTCTTTGGCGCCGTGTCTGCAGAGCTGGTGGAGCTGCTGCGCCCCCCCGTCCTGCTCCAGTTGCACGCTTTGCTGCAGGGTCTCCCAAGAGAAGAACTGGATAACATGCTGGGCCTGGCCGTCCACCTGATCTGCCAAAGTCCCTCAGGGGGGGCTCGGGTCCTCCGTTTTCTGGCAGACACGGCCACGCCAGCCTCGGTCATCATCTCCGGTCCTACGCCGTCCCCTCATGAAGGGGTCAGGGAAGGCTGCGACAGCTTGCTGCAAATGCTTCTCCTGCACCTTCACAAGCTGGTGTACAACCGTTCGGAAGGAGCAGACGGCCACCCCCACCATTCCCCCCATTCCCATCAGCCGCAGCTTGTCATCCCCTTCTTGGAGGAGCTGCAGACGCTTGTGGGCCAGCTGTGCGCCGAGACCCTGAGGCTGGAGAGAAAGCGTCACCTCTGGTTGCATCAACTCCTCTGCCTGCTGTCCGTGTACGGGGGCCCGAGTGTGGCCACCGAGACCCTCTGTCAGCTCCTCACTCAGGCCCGCAACCCCGAGGAGCTGGCGCTGGCCTGGCAGCTCCACAGCAACCTGTCGTCCTGCATGGCGGGGCTGATTCCGGCGGCTGTGGCTCACTGCGTGGCCCAGGTCCACACGCACATCCCGGGACCCCGGCAGCTGAGGCAGCTGCTGCTAAACCTGGCCACGGTCGTTCAGAGCCGGGATGAAGACGGAAGAGGAACACTGGACGCTCGGTCCACCATGGCCGTCCAGGTGGGATCCGCCGTCTCTGTGCACCTCCACCATTTCAGCCCCCTCCTTCTCCACGGCGACCCGGCAGTGTCCCACGCTGCGGCGCGTCTCCTGGCGGCCAGTCCGCTCCCTCGCGCCTCCTCCCCGGCGCACCTCCTCCTGCTCTCGCGTGCCGCTGCCGCTCACTTCTTTCTGGCTCTGCGGTGGCGGGGGAAGGCGGGGAGAGACGGTGGGCGGTCAGCTGAGGCCGTCTCTTGTTCCGTGCAGATGCTGTCCCGCTTTGCCGCGTACTCGCCCCTCGCTCTCAAGGCGGTGCTTCAGCAACTGGTGGAGGGGGTGCTGCACAAGGGCAACGCTGACCTATTCGGGGGGCAGATTGCGGACATGGTGGGCACTCTGGCGCCGTCACGGGCTGGATCCCCTGATCTTGGAGCCTCCCTGTTGGATATCAACTGTCGTTTTGGGACCACCGTCAACTTCTCTGGAAGCGTGTGGTCTGTGTTTCACGCCGGGGTGATCGGCAAGGGACTGAAGATGCACACCCCCACAAGCCAGGCTGACCCGTCTGGGGTCATGCAG AACATCCAGACTCTGCTGACCGTCGTGGTCCGGTGTTGCACCTCCTCCGGTCTCAACGGCTCACGGCCACCGTCAGACCCCAACGAAGCACCGCCCATCAACGCCGAGGCAGCCAAAGTTGTGGCGGTCACACTGGTGGAGAACGTATGTCCGGACGTGGCCAACGGGGAACTGTCCTGGCCTCCGGAGGAACACGCCCGCACCACGGTGGAGCGAGACATTCACATCCGGCGCTGCTTCGAGGCCCACCCCGTCCTCTTCCCCCTGCTTCAGGTGGTGGCCGCAGGACGCCCGGCTCTCTGCTACTGCTCGGCCGTGCTCAGGGGCCTCCTGGCCACTCTGCTGGCCCACTGGGAGGCATCTCGTGAGGCCTCATCCGCCGACTCCCCGTGGCACCTCCAGGCCTCCTGCCTCTTGGTGTCCTGCATGGGAGAGGGCCAGCTGTTGCCTCCCGTGCTGGCTAACGTCCACGAGGCCTTTTCACACCTGGCGCCCTTCGAGGTCAGACTGCTGCTCTTGGCTGTGTGGGAGTACGTGCGGGCCAATGCTCCCATGCCTCAGAAATTCGTCTTCAACCCGGAGAAGGGTCTGTTCTGCAGAGACTTCTCTCGGGACGGAGACGTGGCACGATATGTGTCGCCCATTCACAGTGTCCTGCACAAGAACATTGACAGACTGGGACACCTCTGCTGGAGGTTTCAGCTCTGA